The Pieris brassicae chromosome 6, ilPieBrab1.1, whole genome shotgun sequence genome window below encodes:
- the LOC123710697 gene encoding cytochrome P450 18a1 encodes MLSIISNSKILWGLWQVVTYCTSRTTLPLLLAAGAAFLVMQVMSLVRESRKLPPGPWGPPIVGYLPFVGVRHKTFLELARCYGALFSARLGNQLTVVLSDYKLIREAFRREEFTGRPSTPLMHTLDGLGIINSEGRLWKNQRRFLHEKLREFGMTYMGNGKKIMEERIKTEVQELMINLHCADGVPIDANPLLALGVSNVICGITMSVRFSHGDARFARLNHLIDEGMRLFGEIHYGEYVPLYNYLPGKAQVQEKVAKNREEMFEFYQTLIDEHRTTLDINKARDLIDVYLIEIEKAKIEGREGELFEGRDHELQLKQILGDLFSAGMETIKSSLLWMIVFMIRNPGVKRKVHEELDSIIGRDRLPTIEDMSSLVYTESAILETLRMSSIVPLATTHSPTKDVNLNGYRIPAGSQVVPLINCVHMDPNLWDEPNKFNPSRFIDESGKIKRPEYFMPFGVGRRMCLGDVLARMEMFMFFASMMHQFDVKMEPGDALPSLEGTVGATISPQAFRVKFIPRTLPAPAAPVASFPDHPHLRHVGSH; translated from the exons atgttaTCAATCAtatcaaactcaaaaatattatggGGTCTGTGGCAAGTGGTGACATATTGCACATCGCGGACGACGCTGCCCCTGTTGCTAGCGGCCGGCGCAGCATTTCTGGTGATGCAGGTGATGAGTCTAGTGCGTGAGAGTCGCAAGCTCCCGCCTGGACCGTGGGGTCCTCCTATCGTGGGCTACCTTCCTTTTGTGGGAGTTCGTCACAAGACGTTCCTGGAGCTAGCTCGCTGCTATGGAGCGCTATTCTCCGCACGTCTTGGAAATCAACTGACTGTAGTGCTAAGTGACTATAAGCTGATCAGAGAAGCCTTTCGTCGTGAAGAGTTTACTGGGCGGCCTAGTACGCCTCTAATGCATACTTTGGATGGTCTCG GTATTATTAACAGTGAGGGTCGCCTCTGGAAAAATCAACGGCGTTTCTTGCACGAGAAACTACGTGAATTTGGCATGACATACATGGGAAatgggaaaaaaattatggaGGAAAGAATTAAG aCTGAAGTGCAAGAGCTCATGATTAACCTACACTGCGCTGATGGAGTGCCAATAGACGCAAATCCGTTACTAGCTTTGGGCGTATCAAACGTGATCTGTGGCATAACTATGTCGGTGCGATTCAGCCACGGTGACGCACGTTTCGCGAGGCTTAACCACCTAATTGACGAAGGCATGAGGTTGTTCGGTGAAATTCACTATGGAGAATACGTCCCATTATATAAT TACCTACCTGGAAAGGCTCAAGTCCAAGAAAAGGTGGCGAAGAATCGTGAAGAAATGTTCGAATTTTACCAAACTTTGATAGATGAGCATCGCACCACTCTTGATATCAACAAGGCGAGAGATCTTATCGATGTTTAtcttattgaaattgaaaagGCTAAAATTGAAGGTCGCGAAGGAGAACTGTTCGAGGGAAGAGACCACG aattgcAGTTAAAGCAGATTCTCGGTGATCTCTTCTCTGCTGGTATGGAAACGATTAAATCTTCTCTTCTGTGGATGATTGTGTTTATGATAAGAAATCCTGGTGTGAAAAGGAAAGTTCACGAAGAACTCGACTCTATCATAGGCCGCGACCGCTTGCCCACTATCGAGGATATGTCCAGTCTTGTTTATACGGAATCCGCTATTTTAGAGACTTTGCGGATGTCCAGCATCGTGCCCTTGGCCACTACCCACTCGCCAACTAA gGACGTCAATCTCAATGGCTACAGAATTCCAGCTGGTTCTCAAGTGGTACCTCTCATCAATTGTGTACACATGGATCCAAATCTTTGGGATGAGCCAAACAAGTTCAACCCCAGTAGATTCATTGACGAGAGTGGCAAAATAAAACGCCCTGAATACTTTATGCCTTTCGGTGTGGGACGACGCATGTGCTTGGGTGACGTTCTCGCCAGGATGGAAATGTTCATGTTTTTCGCGAGCATGATGCACCAATTTGATGTGAAAATGGAGCCTGGGGACGCACTTCCTTCACTGGAGGGCACGGTGGGTGCTACGATCTCGCCTCAAGCTTTCCGCGTCAAGTTCATTCCGCGTACGCTGCCTGCGCCCGCGGCGCCGGTCGCGAGCTTTCCCGACCATCCACATCTACGCCATGTCGGGTCGCACTAA